A section of the Synechococcus sp. MU1617 genome encodes:
- the petD gene encoding cytochrome b6-f complex subunit IV — MHILKKPDLSDPKMRAKLAKGMGHNYYGEPAWPNDLLYIFPVVILGTIACVVGLAVLDPAMLADKADPFATPLEILPEWYLYPVFQILRVVPNKLLGIALQTLVPLGLMLVPFIESFNKFQNPFRRPVAMTVFLTGTLVTIYLGIGAALPIDKSLTLGLF, encoded by the coding sequence ATGCACATTCTCAAGAAGCCTGACCTCTCAGATCCCAAGATGCGGGCCAAGCTCGCCAAGGGCATGGGTCACAACTACTACGGAGAGCCTGCCTGGCCGAACGACCTCCTCTATATCTTCCCGGTGGTGATCCTCGGCACCATCGCCTGTGTGGTTGGTCTGGCCGTACTGGATCCAGCGATGCTCGCCGACAAAGCTGATCCCTTCGCAACTCCTCTGGAAATCCTTCCTGAGTGGTACCTCTATCCCGTCTTCCAGATCCTGCGGGTTGTTCCCAACAAGCTTCTGGGCATTGCTTTGCAAACCCTGGTCCCCTTGGGTCTGATGCTCGTTCCTTTCATCGAGAGCTTCAACAAGTTCCAGAACCCTTTCCGACGTCCCGTTGCGATGACCGTGTTCCTGACAGGAACACTGGTCACCATCTATCTCGGTATCGGTGCTGCACTTCCGATCGACAAGTCCCTCACCCTTGGTCTGTTCTGA
- a CDS encoding glycoside hydrolase 100 family protein yields MSRRFTEQSQRFRPNSNEEQVLQKAREHFEATLIGVQGELAGSVAAMEHRRSDDALNYGEIFLRDNVPVMIYLMLQGRFAIVKQFLSVSLQLQSTNVQTRGVFPTSFVEEEGELVADYGQRSIGRITSVDASLWWPILCWIYVKRSGDTDFGRSPEVQRGLQLLLDLVLHPSFEGTPVLFVPDCAFMIDRPMDVWGAPLEVEVLLFAALRSCVGLMELCQRHENSVLLGERLRLSRQWTHDLRQFLLKHYWVTSKTMQVLRRRPTEQYGENQHHNEFNVQPQVIPDWLQDWLENRGGYMIGNMRTGRPDFRFYSLGNSLASLFGLLTAPQQRALFRLVLHNRDHLMAQMPMRICHPPMEGVEWENKTGSDPKNWPWSYHNGGHWPSLLWFFGASILLHERLNPQADVLLMGEMKTLLDECYWSHLNQLPRQQWAEYFDGPTGTWVGQQSRTYQTWTIVGFLLMHHFLHVNPDDVLMLNLDESMGH; encoded by the coding sequence CGCCGCTCTGACGACGCCCTCAACTACGGCGAGATCTTTCTGCGGGACAACGTTCCCGTGATGATCTACCTGATGCTGCAAGGACGCTTCGCCATCGTGAAGCAGTTTTTGAGCGTCAGCCTTCAGCTCCAAAGCACCAACGTTCAAACCCGCGGTGTCTTCCCCACCAGTTTTGTGGAGGAAGAAGGAGAGCTGGTTGCGGACTACGGCCAACGCTCGATTGGTCGCATCACCTCAGTGGATGCAAGCCTCTGGTGGCCGATTCTCTGCTGGATCTACGTCAAACGCAGTGGAGACACCGACTTCGGTCGCAGTCCTGAAGTACAACGCGGTTTACAACTGCTGCTCGATCTGGTTCTTCACCCCAGCTTCGAAGGCACACCGGTGCTGTTCGTTCCCGACTGCGCCTTCATGATTGACCGTCCCATGGACGTATGGGGTGCGCCATTGGAGGTGGAAGTGCTGCTCTTCGCAGCGCTTCGCAGTTGCGTTGGGCTGATGGAACTCTGCCAACGCCACGAGAACAGCGTTCTTCTGGGAGAACGCCTGCGCCTGAGCCGGCAGTGGACCCATGACTTGCGGCAGTTTTTGCTGAAGCACTACTGGGTGACCAGCAAAACGATGCAAGTGCTTCGGCGACGACCAACGGAGCAATACGGCGAAAACCAGCACCACAACGAATTCAACGTTCAGCCACAGGTCATCCCCGACTGGTTGCAGGACTGGCTGGAGAACCGTGGCGGTTACATGATCGGGAACATGCGCACCGGACGACCGGATTTTCGCTTCTACTCCTTAGGAAATTCCCTGGCATCCCTGTTCGGGTTGCTGACCGCGCCACAGCAACGGGCCCTGTTCCGACTGGTGCTGCACAACCGTGATCACCTCATGGCCCAGATGCCGATGCGGATCTGTCATCCCCCCATGGAGGGCGTGGAGTGGGAGAACAAAACGGGCTCCGATCCCAAAAACTGGCCCTGGAGTTATCACAACGGAGGCCACTGGCCGAGCCTGCTCTGGTTTTTTGGAGCATCCATCCTTCTGCACGAACGGCTAAATCCCCAAGCCGACGTGTTGCTGATGGGAGAGATGAAAACGCTGTTGGACGAGTGCTATTGGAGCCATCTCAACCAGCTACCACGTCAGCAATGGGCTGAATATTTCGACGGCCCCACGGGTACCTGGGTTGGACAGCAGTCACGCACGTATCAAACCTGGACCATCGTTGGTTTTCTGCTGATGCACCACTTTCTCCACGTCAACCCAGACGATGTGCTGATGCTCAACCTCGACGAATCGATGGGTCACTGA